Proteins encoded within one genomic window of Acinetobacter sp. WCHA55:
- a CDS encoding GrpB family protein, producing MKFYAATEYQASCHQKFVYYQRQLLALIPKAQIEHIGSSAIPHAVSKGDLDIYVAVDVVDFDSAIASISSLGFVEKLDTLRTHELCMLESLQQDDVAIQLVVKNSQWQSFLIFRDCLLKNQNLVMAYNQLKHDSQHLSMDKYRCKKAKFIESVLNQT from the coding sequence CTGAAGTTCTATGCAGCTACTGAGTATCAAGCATCTTGCCATCAAAAATTTGTATACTATCAGCGACAACTTTTAGCTCTCATACCCAAAGCACAGATTGAACATATTGGTTCATCTGCCATTCCTCATGCAGTTTCTAAAGGTGATTTGGATATTTATGTGGCTGTTGATGTTGTAGATTTTGACTCAGCCATCGCTAGTATTTCCAGTTTAGGTTTTGTTGAAAAGCTTGATACCTTAAGAACACATGAACTGTGTATGCTAGAGTCGCTACAGCAGGATGATGTTGCTATTCAATTGGTTGTGAAAAACTCTCAGTGGCAAAGTTTTTTGATCTTTCGTGATTGCTTGTTGAAAAATCAGAATTTAGTCATGGCTTATAATCAATTAAAACACGACAGCCAGCATTTAAGCATGGATAAATATCGTTGCAAAAAAGCAAAATTTATTGAAAGTGTATTAAATCAGACATAA
- a CDS encoding Lrp/AsnC family transcriptional regulator: MELDRFDKQILEILSNEDINLNELSERINLSVSSVHRRIKHLIDNAIMTKVKRDINYQKLGFSLHVLLQVSLSKHDTDTFSKFLEELESIPEVTNAFLVTGQSADFIVEVVARDMENYSDILLKRIGKIEHVVALHSSFVIKEYNVFNCSGLLSKV, translated from the coding sequence ATGGAATTAGACCGTTTTGATAAGCAAATTTTAGAAATTTTAAGTAATGAAGATATCAATCTAAACGAATTATCAGAGCGTATTAATTTATCGGTCAGTTCGGTGCATCGTCGTATTAAGCATCTGATTGATAATGCGATTATGACTAAAGTTAAGCGAGATATTAACTATCAAAAACTCGGGTTTAGTCTACATGTTTTACTCCAAGTATCTTTGAGTAAACATGATACCGACACTTTTTCCAAGTTCTTGGAAGAGTTGGAAAGCATTCCTGAAGTGACCAATGCCTTTTTAGTGACAGGGCAGTCAGCAGATTTTATTGTTGAAGTTGTGGCAAGAGATATGGAAAATTACAGTGATATTTTACTCAAACGCATTGGTAAAATTGAGCATGTGGTGGCACTTCATTCAAGCTTTGTGATTAAAGAATATAATGTATTTAACTGTAGCGGTTTGTTGAGTAAGGTTTAG
- a CDS encoding glutathione S-transferase family protein: MRTLYQFPLSHFCEKARWLLDHKELDFVAQNVVPGVHRAFAQLKTGQNKLPILRDQDKWVADTTEIALYLDERYPEHRLLRNEAQLRKEALDVNALSNDLGLHVRRWGLAHALSDNDQSLQIMLGEKGYLRKFEKYTKPLMKTLMSKGYELNAEKIEHSKAEMQRLIEVLNEKLIANHGRYFVGDRLGLADIAVCSMLAPVLEIKGTPWEKDHEESLSEEFSNYKTYLTNLPLGQYVLRVYQTERNARVDWRGI, translated from the coding sequence ATGAGAACTTTATACCAGTTTCCTTTATCTCATTTTTGTGAGAAAGCTCGCTGGTTGCTCGATCATAAAGAGCTAGATTTTGTTGCACAAAATGTGGTGCCTGGGGTTCACCGGGCTTTTGCACAATTAAAGACAGGGCAAAATAAATTGCCTATTTTACGTGATCAGGACAAATGGGTCGCAGATACCACCGAGATTGCATTATATCTGGATGAACGTTATCCAGAACATCGACTGTTACGTAATGAAGCACAGCTTCGTAAAGAGGCTTTAGATGTTAATGCACTATCCAACGACTTGGGATTGCATGTGCGTCGTTGGGGGTTGGCCCATGCATTATCCGATAACGATCAATCGTTACAGATTATGTTGGGCGAAAAGGGGTATTTACGTAAATTTGAAAAATACACCAAACCTTTAATGAAAACTTTGATGTCGAAAGGCTATGAGTTGAATGCAGAGAAAATAGAGCATTCCAAAGCCGAAATGCAGCGTTTAATTGAAGTATTAAATGAGAAGTTAATTGCTAATCATGGACGTTACTTTGTCGGGGATCGTTTAGGTTTGGCGGATATTGCTGTGTGTTCGATGTTAGCTCCTGTGCTGGAAATTAAAGGGACACCTTGGGAAAAAGACCATGAGGAAAGTCTATCTGAAGAATTCAGTAACTATAAAACATATTTAACCAATTTACCCTTGGGGCAGTATGTTTTAAGAGTCTATCAAACCGAGCGCAATGCCCGAGTCGACTGGCGTGGCATTTAG